One Luoshenia tenuis DNA window includes the following coding sequences:
- a CDS encoding penicillin-binding transpeptidase domain-containing protein — MHKRMGALAISFILLCQLLLLSGCGIGAQEAEQAAAQRYHQLWAKRDYQGMYDMLDTVTQRSVTFEDFEQAHRKIYDPIGIEAIAAEMVGEMRKSETRAYEKFKLTYTAGDYGEVSYDMELPLVKQNGEWKVQWDYSLVLPGMEADDELRTVTTQGKRGEIFTSDGELLAQNGYASTVYVLPDKVEDETALVSSLSAALEMEAEKITEILNSKETQRDGLAIIKAYPYGKMSDELRTQLGEIAGVGIDEKMYTPQRIYPHGDMLAHVIGYMGVASEEELAKLDPEIYGADERIGKTGLEAAYESQLRGKNGKEVRLYSSDGRLKLTVCKIAAEDGLDLILNINYKLQSRAEKLLKENIDEGNSGAVVVLNPKTGAVEALASYPTFDLNLFALGIDQATWDQLNDENGNQPLFSRAFQGLYAPGSTIKPFTAAIGMESGAITKDYVFTGNIVNRRWKPNDPSWIYPPITRYSDYAQPYNMENSMMHSDNIYYADVAMKVGSDGFTEYLKKIGFGERMPFDLSVGKAQISNSGEMENEKFLADCGYGQGEMLITPLQLNVLFSCFANGGTAMKPFLVKETRRMEDKDYVLVSSTEPEVYLENIVSEASMEVLQPILRKVVTSGTGISCAPAGMGVSGKTGTAEVGTLKKHEINWFTGYVSDGSFDRAVCVMIDAIDGNTTSKSVIAQNMFLP; from the coding sequence ATGCACAAGCGGATGGGCGCATTGGCCATCAGTTTTATACTTTTATGCCAGCTATTATTGTTATCAGGCTGCGGGATAGGCGCGCAGGAGGCTGAACAGGCAGCAGCGCAGCGGTACCACCAACTGTGGGCCAAGCGGGATTACCAGGGCATGTACGATATGCTCGACACCGTGACCCAGCGCAGCGTGACGTTTGAGGATTTTGAGCAGGCGCACCGGAAGATCTACGACCCCATCGGGATAGAGGCGATCGCCGCTGAAATGGTGGGGGAGATGCGCAAGAGCGAGACCAGAGCATATGAAAAGTTCAAATTGACCTATACAGCTGGCGATTATGGCGAGGTCAGCTATGATATGGAGCTACCGCTGGTCAAGCAAAATGGCGAGTGGAAGGTGCAATGGGATTATAGCCTGGTACTGCCCGGCATGGAGGCGGACGACGAGCTGCGCACCGTGACCACCCAGGGCAAGCGCGGCGAGATATTCACCAGCGATGGAGAACTGCTGGCGCAAAACGGTTATGCGTCAACGGTTTATGTCCTGCCGGACAAAGTGGAGGACGAAACGGCGCTGGTTTCCTCCTTAAGCGCGGCGCTGGAGATGGAGGCCGAAAAGATCACGGAGATCTTAAACAGCAAGGAAACCCAGCGGGATGGCCTGGCGATCATCAAGGCCTATCCTTATGGAAAGATGAGCGACGAGCTGCGCACACAGCTGGGCGAAATCGCGGGCGTGGGGATTGACGAGAAGATGTACACCCCCCAGCGCATCTACCCCCATGGGGATATGTTGGCCCATGTGATCGGCTATATGGGCGTGGCCTCTGAGGAGGAGCTGGCAAAGTTGGACCCCGAGATTTATGGCGCCGACGAGCGCATCGGCAAGACCGGGCTGGAAGCGGCCTATGAATCCCAGCTGCGCGGTAAAAACGGCAAAGAAGTGCGGCTTTACAGCTCCGATGGCCGGCTAAAATTGACCGTATGCAAAATTGCCGCCGAGGATGGGCTGGATCTGATCCTCAATATTAACTATAAGTTGCAAAGCCGGGCGGAAAAACTGCTAAAAGAGAATATTGACGAGGGAAACAGCGGCGCGGTGGTGGTGTTGAACCCCAAAACCGGCGCGGTGGAGGCGCTGGCAAGCTACCCGACCTTTGACTTGAACCTCTTTGCGCTTGGTATCGATCAGGCGACTTGGGACCAGCTGAACGATGAAAACGGCAACCAGCCCCTGTTCAGCCGGGCATTTCAGGGACTATATGCGCCGGGCTCTACCATTAAGCCCTTTACAGCCGCCATTGGGATGGAGAGCGGCGCCATTACCAAGGACTATGTGTTTACCGGCAATATCGTAAACCGCAGGTGGAAGCCTAACGACCCTTCCTGGATCTACCCGCCCATTACGCGCTATTCTGATTACGCGCAGCCCTACAATATGGAAAATTCGATGATGCACTCGGATAATATCTATTATGCGGATGTAGCGATGAAGGTGGGTTCGGATGGATTTACCGAATACCTGAAAAAGATCGGCTTTGGAGAAAGGATGCCCTTTGACCTTAGCGTTGGCAAGGCGCAGATCTCCAACTCCGGCGAGATGGAGAACGAAAAGTTTTTGGCGGACTGTGGGTATGGCCAGGGCGAGATGCTGATCACCCCGCTGCAGCTGAACGTGCTGTTCTCCTGCTTTGCCAATGGCGGCACGGCGATGAAGCCGTTCCTGGTCAAAGAGACCCGGCGGATGGAGGATAAGGACTATGTGCTGGTATCCAGCACCGAACCGGAGGTCTATCTGGAAAATATCGTTTCTGAGGCATCGATGGAGGTGCTGCAGCCCATTTTGCGCAAGGTTGTGACCAGCGGCACGGG
- a CDS encoding 3D domain-containing protein, which produces MRSLKRYAYGTGTRLDLTNEQERLGTRAAERAQQLLTPLQRHADQYRTRRRTGQWGKISHSRRARVRDGSFGQTAWSQFWSDVQTLCSPNSLRIGLGVIAVLFLSLGILWCVKSAQRCVVTLDIGNERRQIQTQSENVGQLLEQYGITLGEADKVEPPLDTPVYANMRVTVQNAANLLVRVDGDVRQVKILEGTVQDALQLAGITLGEYDEVEPALENSIYPGMQIEVARVEKKREVLYETLPFDTVIEKTDSLEIGTEKVAFSGKEGEVMREMEITLRNGQEVEREQVASMVQKAQNRVILQGTGAPQQVASSNVSQKSTSKTESSSGKTTAKNTSSSTSKGTSSSSGNKTSSSGSSSSSSGSSSSSEAVLTIGGKNYAYSSVLSGRATAYTHTGRPTASGVMPSVGTVAVDPSVIPLGTRLYIPGYGFGVAQDTGGSFISGNTVDLFMNTEAECRSWGIRSVKIYILK; this is translated from the coding sequence ATGCGCAGCTTGAAACGTTATGCCTATGGCACGGGCACCCGGCTGGATCTGACCAATGAACAGGAACGGTTGGGGACGCGCGCCGCCGAACGGGCTCAGCAATTGTTGACCCCCTTACAAAGGCATGCGGATCAATACCGGACGCGCAGGCGCACTGGGCAGTGGGGCAAAATCAGCCACTCTCGCCGGGCGCGGGTGCGCGATGGTTCATTTGGACAAACTGCGTGGAGCCAGTTTTGGAGCGATGTGCAGACCCTTTGCAGCCCGAATAGCCTGCGGATCGGTCTGGGCGTCATCGCCGTACTTTTTTTGAGCTTAGGGATCCTATGGTGTGTTAAAAGCGCGCAGCGCTGCGTCGTCACGCTGGATATCGGCAACGAACGCCGCCAGATCCAGACCCAGAGCGAGAACGTGGGCCAGTTACTGGAGCAATACGGTATTACCCTTGGCGAGGCGGACAAGGTGGAGCCGCCCTTGGATACGCCGGTTTACGCCAACATGCGCGTTACCGTACAAAACGCCGCCAACCTTCTGGTACGGGTGGATGGAGATGTGCGCCAGGTCAAGATCCTGGAGGGCACGGTACAGGATGCGCTGCAGCTGGCCGGCATCACGCTGGGCGAATATGACGAAGTCGAGCCGGCGCTTGAAAACAGCATCTACCCCGGCATGCAGATCGAGGTCGCCCGCGTGGAAAAAAAGCGGGAGGTCCTTTACGAAACGCTGCCCTTTGATACTGTTATAGAAAAGACCGATTCGCTAGAGATCGGCACCGAAAAGGTGGCTTTCTCCGGCAAAGAGGGCGAAGTGATGCGCGAGATGGAGATCACCTTGCGCAACGGCCAGGAGGTAGAGCGCGAGCAGGTGGCCTCCATGGTGCAAAAGGCGCAAAACCGCGTGATCTTGCAAGGGACCGGTGCGCCGCAACAGGTGGCTTCCAGCAATGTCAGCCAGAAAAGTACTTCTAAAACCGAGAGTTCCAGCGGTAAAACGACGGCCAAAAATACATCGTCCTCCACCAGCAAAGGTACTTCATCCAGCAGCGGGAATAAGACCTCTTCCTCTGGCAGTAGCTCCAGCTCGAGCGGCAGCTCCTCCAGCAGTGAGGCGGTTTTAACCATCGGCGGAAAGAACTATGCCTATTCCTCCGTCTTATCCGGCAGAGCCACGGCTTATACCCATACGGGCAGGCCTACGGCTTCCGGTGTTATGCCCTCGGTAGGTACGGTGGCCGTGGATCCAAGCGTGATCCCGCTTGGGACGCGGCTTTACATCCCGGGTTATGGGTTTGGCGTGGCGCAGGATACGGGCGGCTCATTTATCAGCGGCAACACCGTGGATCTCTTCATGAATACGGAGGCCGAGTGCCGCTCTTGGGGTATCCGCTCGGTAAAAATTTATATTTTAAAATAG
- the rsmA gene encoding 16S rRNA (adenine(1518)-N(6)/adenine(1519)-N(6))-dimethyltransferase RsmA → MNRLTSPTVVQELMARHGASFTKSLGQNFLIDENILQKIVDASAIGPGDRVLEVGPGIGVLTQAMAQRGAFVTAVEIDRRLIPILSDTLAGYDHASVVQGDILKVDLPALWQEHLEGQPFSVVANLPYYITSPVIMAILQSGLPLQSMTLMIQKEVADRMSAAPGGNDYGLLSVAVQFYCRAELQFMVPPSAFMPRPKVGSAVITLTKLPECPAGPVDEDAFFHLVRAAFAMRRKTLHNNLAASNFGLSRDQVREKIEACGLSPAVRAEALSLQDFARLTRAFYGAD, encoded by the coding sequence ATGAATAGATTGACCAGCCCTACCGTCGTGCAGGAGCTGATGGCCCGCCACGGGGCGAGCTTTACCAAATCCCTGGGGCAGAATTTTCTGATCGACGAAAACATCCTTCAAAAGATCGTGGATGCCTCCGCCATCGGCCCAGGCGACCGGGTACTGGAGGTAGGCCCTGGCATCGGGGTACTGACCCAGGCCATGGCCCAGCGCGGCGCATTCGTTACCGCCGTGGAGATCGACCGGCGGTTGATCCCCATTTTAAGCGATACGCTGGCCGGGTATGACCATGCGAGCGTGGTACAGGGGGATATTCTCAAGGTCGATCTGCCTGCACTGTGGCAAGAGCACTTGGAGGGACAGCCCTTTAGCGTGGTGGCAAACCTGCCCTATTACATTACCTCCCCCGTCATTATGGCCATACTGCAAAGCGGCCTGCCGCTGCAAAGCATGACGCTGATGATACAAAAAGAGGTGGCCGACCGGATGAGCGCCGCGCCCGGCGGCAATGATTACGGGCTGCTATCGGTAGCGGTGCAGTTTTATTGCCGGGCTGAGCTGCAATTTATGGTACCGCCTTCCGCCTTTATGCCCCGCCCCAAGGTGGGCTCCGCAGTCATTACGCTGACAAAATTGCCGGAGTGCCCTGCCGGGCCGGTGGACGAAGACGCATTTTTCCACCTGGTGCGCGCGGCTTTTGCCATGCGCCGCAAGACTTTACACAACAACCTGGCCGCTTCAAATTTTGGCCTCTCGCGGGATCAGGTGCGGGAAAAGATCGAAGCCTGTGGGCTATCGCCCGCCGTCAGGGCCGAGGCGCTATCCTTGCAGGATTTTGCACGGCTGACCCGGGCGTTTTATGGCGCCGATTAA
- a CDS encoding VOC family protein, whose protein sequence is MDAKLKIKLYALTVDCKEPYALAQFYAALLGWEIPFYDEDWACVGAPGAAQGAYPGITFQRNPDYQPPVWPEQPGAQQQMAHLDFAVSDLEKAVAHAIACGATVAAEQFSNDWRVMLDPAGHPFCLCRMKELMESSQFALL, encoded by the coding sequence ATGGATGCAAAGCTGAAAATTAAACTGTACGCCCTTACGGTGGATTGTAAGGAGCCTTATGCTTTGGCGCAATTTTATGCGGCGCTGCTGGGATGGGAGATCCCTTTCTATGATGAGGATTGGGCCTGCGTGGGGGCGCCGGGGGCGGCGCAGGGGGCCTACCCCGGCATAACGTTCCAGCGCAATCCGGACTATCAGCCGCCTGTATGGCCGGAGCAGCCCGGTGCGCAGCAACAGATGGCCCATCTGGACTTCGCCGTTAGTGATTTGGAAAAAGCGGTTGCGCACGCCATTGCGTGCGGCGCGACGGTGGCGGCCGAGCAGTTTTCTAATGACTGGCGGGTGATGCTGGACCCTGCCGGACATCCCTTTTGCCTGTGCCGGATGAAAGAGTTGATGGAAAGCAGCCAGTTTGCCCTGCTTTAA
- a CDS encoding GNAT family N-acetyltransferase — protein sequence MQVRRFRAEDATAVSALVRRNFMEVNIRDYPLCEMQALFEAYSPEKILEIASQAHTYVVTDEGERIVGTGSITSYWGSQTESILLTIFVLPEYHGRGIGRRIIQALEGDELFLRARRIEIPASITACRFYEKMGYGYKGGVKSLDAEGLYRMEKFR from the coding sequence ATGCAGGTCAGAAGGTTCCGCGCGGAGGACGCAACGGCCGTATCGGCGCTGGTTCGCCGCAATTTTATGGAGGTCAATATCCGGGATTATCCGCTTTGCGAGATGCAGGCTCTGTTCGAGGCGTACAGCCCGGAAAAGATATTGGAGATCGCCAGCCAGGCGCATACCTATGTCGTTACGGATGAAGGGGAGCGGATCGTGGGGACGGGCTCCATCACGAGCTATTGGGGCAGCCAGACCGAGAGCATTCTGCTGACCATTTTCGTGCTGCCGGAGTACCACGGAAGGGGCATCGGCCGCCGCATCATACAGGCATTGGAGGGCGATGAGCTGTTTTTGCGCGCCCGCCGCATTGAGATCCCGGCGTCCATCACAGCATGCCGGTTTTATGAAAAGATGGGTTACGGCTATAAGGGCGGCGTCAAGAGCCTGGATGCGGAGGGTCTGTACCGCATGGAGAAATTTCGATGA
- a CDS encoding nitroreductase family protein, producing the protein MQEFHQDNRLSVIFNRRSVRSYQDRPVEREKLELLLKAAMAAPSARNSKPWAFVVVDQPESMNALRDTMLFGKYNAPAAIVVCGDMSKTQEGEKGGFWIEDCSAALENILIAAVGLDLGTVWLGSYPNSAQYPAVQKTLGLPDTLVPLGVVYIGYPAEKPEPRTQYDEAAIHWQRFGGQKN; encoded by the coding sequence ATGCAGGAATTTCATCAGGACAACCGTTTATCCGTAATCTTTAACCGCCGCAGCGTCCGCAGTTATCAAGATAGGCCCGTGGAGCGGGAAAAACTGGAGCTGCTGCTCAAGGCCGCCATGGCCGCACCTTCCGCCCGCAATTCCAAGCCCTGGGCCTTTGTCGTGGTCGATCAGCCCGAAAGCATGAACGCCCTGCGGGATACGATGCTGTTTGGCAAATACAATGCGCCCGCCGCCATCGTGGTCTGCGGGGATATGTCCAAAACCCAGGAGGGCGAAAAGGGTGGATTCTGGATCGAGGACTGCTCGGCCGCGCTGGAGAACATCCTCATCGCCGCCGTGGGGCTGGACCTGGGAACGGTATGGCTGGGCAGCTATCCCAATTCCGCCCAATATCCGGCCGTACAAAAGACGTTGGGCCTGCCCGATACGCTGGTTCCGCTGGGCGTGGTCTACATCGGCTACCCGGCCGAAAAGCCGGAGCCCCGCACCCAGTACGACGAGGCGGCTATCCACTGGCAGCGTTTTGGCGGCCAAAAGAACTAA
- a CDS encoding nitroreductase family protein: MNQALENLYARRSIRKFTDKPVTDEQLHQLLKAAMCAPTAANTQCWHFVLMRDPAAREAIVKVHPNGRPLLDADLGIVILADLDREKAPGYFPGDCGAAAQNILLAAQAQGLGAVWLGIYPMQERVEALSQILKVPKNIVPFCIIAVGNPAESRQPNDRYLADRVHEEVW, from the coding sequence ATGAACCAAGCTTTAGAAAACCTGTACGCGCGGCGATCGATCCGCAAATTTACCGATAAACCTGTGACAGATGAGCAGCTGCACCAGCTGCTGAAAGCCGCCATGTGCGCCCCCACCGCCGCCAATACCCAGTGCTGGCACTTTGTCCTCATGCGCGATCCGGCGGCCCGTGAGGCCATCGTCAAAGTCCATCCCAACGGCCGCCCGCTGCTGGACGCGGATCTTGGCATCGTCATCCTGGCGGATCTGGACCGGGAAAAGGCCCCCGGCTACTTCCCCGGGGATTGCGGCGCCGCGGCGCAGAATATTTTGCTGGCCGCACAGGCACAGGGGCTGGGTGCGGTCTGGCTAGGCATCTATCCCATGCAGGAGCGGGTTGAAGCGCTTTCCCAGATCCTAAAAGTGCCGAAAAACATCGTCCCCTTCTGCATTATTGCCGTAGGCAACCCTGCTGAAAGCAGACAGCCCAACGACCGTTACCTAGCAGATCGGGTACACGAAGAAGTCTGGTAG
- a CDS encoding O-acetylhomoserine aminocarboxypropyltransferase/cysteine synthase family protein, with translation MKIETQCLHAGYHAENGQPQALPIYQSTTYRYASTEHVGQLFDLTAPGHMYTRISNPTVEAVENKIAALEGGVGALCTSSGQAASLLALLNILEAGDHFVSTSTIYGGTVNLFAVTMKKMGIEVTFVNADDDEEKIAQAFRTNTKAVFGETIANPAIAVLDIEKMARIAHQFGVPLIVDNTFATPILCRPFEFGADIVTHSTTKYMDGHAVQVGGVIVDSGNFDWENGKYPGLTQPDESYHGVTYTKDFGKAAYITKARVQLMRDLGTCQSAQGAFLINLGLETLHLRMERHSQNADAVARFLAGHEKLEAVNYPTLPGNPYKALAEKYLPKGCSGVIAFSIKGGREAAVRFIDSLKLASLVVHVADVRTSVLHPASSTHRQLTDRQLIDGGITPGLIRLSVGIENVEDIIEDVRQALENA, from the coding sequence TTGAAGATCGAGACGCAGTGCCTGCACGCAGGCTATCACGCGGAGAACGGACAGCCTCAGGCGCTGCCCATCTACCAGAGTACCACTTACCGCTATGCCTCTACGGAGCATGTGGGGCAGTTGTTTGACCTGACGGCGCCTGGGCATATGTATACGCGCATCTCCAACCCCACCGTCGAGGCGGTGGAAAATAAGATTGCCGCGCTGGAAGGCGGCGTAGGGGCGCTTTGCACCTCCTCCGGGCAGGCGGCCAGCCTGCTGGCGCTGCTGAATATTCTGGAGGCGGGCGATCACTTTGTCAGCACCTCTACCATCTACGGCGGAACAGTCAACCTGTTTGCAGTGACCATGAAAAAGATGGGCATCGAGGTCACCTTCGTCAATGCTGACGACGATGAGGAGAAGATCGCCCAGGCCTTCCGTACCAACACAAAGGCGGTTTTCGGCGAGACCATCGCCAACCCGGCCATCGCGGTGCTGGATATCGAAAAGATGGCGCGCATCGCCCATCAATTTGGCGTGCCGCTGATCGTAGATAATACCTTTGCTACGCCCATTTTGTGCCGCCCCTTTGAGTTTGGGGCGGACATCGTCACCCATTCCACCACCAAATACATGGATGGCCATGCGGTGCAGGTGGGCGGCGTGATCGTGGACAGCGGCAATTTCGACTGGGAGAACGGCAAGTACCCGGGGCTGACCCAGCCGGATGAATCCTACCATGGGGTGACCTATACCAAGGATTTTGGCAAGGCGGCGTATATCACCAAGGCTCGCGTGCAGCTGATGCGGGACTTAGGTACCTGCCAGAGCGCGCAGGGGGCTTTTTTGATCAACCTGGGCCTGGAGACCCTGCACCTGCGCATGGAGCGCCACAGCCAGAATGCCGATGCCGTGGCCCGCTTTTTAGCCGGGCACGAGAAGTTGGAAGCCGTAAACTATCCCACGCTGCCGGGCAACCCCTATAAGGCCCTGGCGGAGAAATACCTGCCCAAGGGGTGCAGTGGGGTAATCGCCTTTTCCATCAAGGGCGGGCGCGAGGCGGCGGTGCGCTTTATCGATAGTTTGAAACTGGCCTCTTTGGTGGTACATGTAGCCGACGTGCGCACCAGCGTGCTGCATCCGGCCAGCTCGACCCACCGCCAGCTGACCGATCGCCAGCTGATCGACGGCGGCATCACCCCGGGGCTGATCCGCTTATCCGTAGGGATCGAGAACGTGGAAGATATCATTGAGGATGTGCGCCAGGCGCTGGAAAACGCATAG
- a CDS encoding TatD family nuclease-associated radical SAM protein, producing MQTVVYDLDGALYINLTNRCDCACSFCVRRDHKGVGDHNLWLDHDPSTDEVLEALRQVNLEDYREVVFCGFGEPTYRLEQLKTVGAWLKAQGKRVRLNTNGHGELINNRRIAPELVGAVDVISVSLNMDNAKDYQMTVNSRYGELAFDAMLSFAKDCAKQGIDTCLSVVDVIGQGRVANCRKLAAKVGLPLRVRAYIPPETPEYASGTPGEE from the coding sequence ATGCAGACAGTGGTTTATGATCTGGACGGAGCCCTGTATATCAATCTGACCAACCGGTGTGATTGCGCCTGTAGCTTTTGCGTGCGGCGGGACCATAAGGGCGTAGGGGACCATAACCTGTGGCTGGATCACGATCCTTCCACGGATGAGGTATTAGAAGCGCTGCGTCAGGTGAACTTGGAGGATTACCGCGAGGTGGTCTTTTGCGGCTTTGGCGAGCCTACCTATCGCTTAGAGCAGCTCAAAACCGTGGGCGCCTGGCTGAAAGCCCAGGGCAAGCGGGTACGGCTGAACACCAATGGCCATGGGGAGCTGATCAACAACAGAAGGATCGCTCCGGAGTTGGTGGGCGCGGTGGATGTGATCTCGGTCAGCCTGAACATGGACAATGCCAAGGATTACCAGATGACGGTAAACAGCCGCTACGGCGAGCTGGCCTTTGACGCGATGCTCTCTTTTGCCAAGGATTGCGCCAAACAGGGGATCGATACCTGTTTGAGCGTGGTGGACGTGATCGGCCAAGGGCGGGTGGCGAATTGCCGGAAATTGGCGGCTAAGGTAGGCCTGCCGCTGCGGGTGCGCGCCTATATCCCGCCGGAAACGCCGGAATACGCCAGCGGCACGCCTGGCGAGGAGTAA
- a CDS encoding TatD family hydrolase: MLLFDSHAHLDDSRFDEDREALIAHLQAGGVARVANAASDLETSRAAIALAERYDFIYAMAGVHPHEAAQAPADYLEQLRALLSHPKVVALGEIGLDYHYDLSPRDVQREKMAEQMALAVQLDKPVSFHLREAWGDAMELLRANRGRLPRGVMHCFSGSWETAKQCLDMGFYISFAGPVTFKNAGRLREVAAQVPSDRLLIETDSPYMAPEPHRGKRNQPDFVAEVASRLAAVRGVGPDRLAEECYENACRLFGL, translated from the coding sequence ATGCTTCTGTTCGATAGCCATGCCCATCTGGACGACAGCCGTTTTGATGAGGACCGGGAGGCGCTGATCGCCCACCTGCAGGCGGGCGGCGTAGCCCGGGTGGCCAACGCGGCCTCCGACCTTGAGACTTCCCGCGCGGCCATTGCCCTGGCGGAGCGGTACGACTTTATCTACGCCATGGCCGGGGTGCACCCCCACGAGGCGGCGCAGGCGCCGGCGGATTACCTGGAGCAGCTGCGCGCGCTGCTCAGTCACCCCAAGGTGGTGGCCCTGGGCGAAATTGGGCTGGATTATCATTATGACCTGAGTCCGCGGGACGTACAGCGCGAAAAGATGGCTGAGCAGATGGCGCTGGCCGTCCAGTTGGATAAGCCGGTGAGCTTCCATCTAAGGGAGGCCTGGGGAGATGCTATGGAATTGCTCCGCGCGAACAGGGGCCGCCTGCCCCGGGGCGTGATGCACTGCTTTTCCGGCAGCTGGGAGACGGCTAAACAGTGCCTGGATATGGGCTTTTACATCTCCTTTGCGGGCCCGGTGACCTTTAAAAATGCCGGCAGGCTGCGGGAAGTGGCCGCGCAGGTGCCATCTGACCGGCTGCTGATCGAAACGGACAGCCCTTATATGGCGCCCGAACCCCACCGGGGTAAGCGCAACCAGCCGGACTTTGTAGCCGAGGTTGCTTCGCGCCTGGCCGCGGTGCGCGGCGTGGGGCCGGACCGGCTGGCCGAGGAATGCTATGAGAACGCCTGCCGCCTATTTGGGCTTTGA